Proteins encoded in a region of the Orcinus orca chromosome X, mOrcOrc1.1, whole genome shotgun sequence genome:
- the ATG4A gene encoding cysteine protease ATG4A isoform X4, which produces MESTGSSVLSKYENQITIFADYLEEFPDTDELVWILGKQHLLKTEKSKLLSDISARLWFTYRRKFSPIGGTGPSSDAGWGCMLRCGQMMLAQALICRHLGRDWNWERQKEQPKEYQRILQCFLDRKDCCYSIHQMAQMGVGEGKSIGEWFGPNTVAQVLKKLALFDEWNSLAVYVSMDNTVVIEDIKKMCHTLPLSAETAAESPPESLNASTQSKGPSACSPAWKPLLLIVPLRLGINQINPVYVDAFKECFKMPQSLGALGGKPNNAYYFIGFLGDELIFLDPHTTQTFVDTEENGTVDDQTFHCLQPPQRMNILNLDPSVALGFFCKEEKDFDSWCSLVQKEILKENLRMFELVQKHPSHWPPFVPPAKPEVTTTGAEFIDSTEQLEEFDLEEDFEILSI; this is translated from the exons ttttatccaAGTATGAAAACCAGATTACTATTTTCGCTGACTACCTAGAAGAATTTCCAGATACAGATGAGCTGGTATGGATCTTGGGGAAACAGCATCTTCTTAAAACCG AAAAATCTAAGCTGTTGTCTGATATAAGTGCTCGTCTGTGGTTTACATACAGAAGGAAATTTTCACCAATTG GGGGAACGGGCCCTTCGTCAGACGCCGGCTGGGGATGTATGCTACGCTGTGGACAGATGATGCTGGCTCAAGCCCTTATCTGCAGACACTTGGGCAGGG aCTGGAactgggagagacagaaagaacaaCCCAAAGAATACCAACGAATCCTACAGTGCTTCCTAGATAGAAAAGACTGTTGCTACTCTATCCATCAAATGG CACAGATGGGTGTAGGAGAAGGGAAATCAATTGGCGAATGGTTTGGACCAAATACAGTTGCACAGGTGTTAAA AAAACTTGCTTTATTTGATGAATGGAATTCCTTGGCTGTTTATGTTTCAATGGATAACACCGTGGTTATTGAAGATATCA AAAAAATGTGCCACACCCTCCCCTTGAGTGCTGAAACAGCTGCCGAGAGCCCCCCTGAGTCTCTGAATGCTTCGACCCAGAGTAAGGGCCCCTCTGCCTGCTCTCCAGCCTGGAAACCCTTGCTGCTCATTGTGCCCCTCCGCCTGGGCATAAACCAAATCAATCCTGTCTATGTCGACGCCTTCAAA GAGTGTTTTAAGATGCCACAGTCTTTAGGGGCATTAGGAGGAAAACCAAATAACGCCTATTATTTCATAGGATTCTTAG GTGATGAGCTCATTTTCCTGGACCCTCACACAACCCAGACCTTTGTTGACACTGAGGAGAACGGGACGGTTGACGACCAGACTTTCCATTGTCTGCAACCTCCACAGCGAATGAACATCCTGAACTTGGATCCTTCCGTAGCATTG GGATTtttctgcaaagaagaaaaagactttgaTAGCTGGTGTAGCCTTGTTCAGAAG GAAATTCTAAAGGAAAATTTAAGGATGTTTGAATTAGTTCAGAAACATCCATCACACTGGCCTCCCTTTGTTCCTCCAGCCAAGCCAGAAGTGACAACCACGGGGGCAG AATTCATCGACTCTACTGAACAACTAGAGGAGTTTGACCTGGAGGAAGATTTCGAGATTCTGAGCATATAG
- the ATG4A gene encoding cysteine protease ATG4A isoform X5: protein MSDFISCLSIPRGTGPSSDAGWGCMLRCGQMMLAQALICRHLGRDWNWERQKEQPKEYQRILQCFLDRKDCCYSIHQMAQMGVGEGKSIGEWFGPNTVAQVLKKLALFDEWNSLAVYVSMDNTVVIEDIKKMCHTLPLSAETAAESPPESLNASTQSKGPSACSPAWKPLLLIVPLRLGINQINPVYVDAFKECFKMPQSLGALGGKPNNAYYFIGFLGDELIFLDPHTTQTFVDTEENGTVDDQTFHCLQPPQRMNILNLDPSVALGFFCKEEKDFDSWCSLVQKEILKENLRMFELVQKHPSHWPPFVPPAKPEVTTTGAEFIDSTEQLEEFDLEEDFEILSI, encoded by the exons ATGTCTGACTTTATCTCTTGCCTCTCTATTCCGA GGGGAACGGGCCCTTCGTCAGACGCCGGCTGGGGATGTATGCTACGCTGTGGACAGATGATGCTGGCTCAAGCCCTTATCTGCAGACACTTGGGCAGGG aCTGGAactgggagagacagaaagaacaaCCCAAAGAATACCAACGAATCCTACAGTGCTTCCTAGATAGAAAAGACTGTTGCTACTCTATCCATCAAATGG CACAGATGGGTGTAGGAGAAGGGAAATCAATTGGCGAATGGTTTGGACCAAATACAGTTGCACAGGTGTTAAA AAAACTTGCTTTATTTGATGAATGGAATTCCTTGGCTGTTTATGTTTCAATGGATAACACCGTGGTTATTGAAGATATCA AAAAAATGTGCCACACCCTCCCCTTGAGTGCTGAAACAGCTGCCGAGAGCCCCCCTGAGTCTCTGAATGCTTCGACCCAGAGTAAGGGCCCCTCTGCCTGCTCTCCAGCCTGGAAACCCTTGCTGCTCATTGTGCCCCTCCGCCTGGGCATAAACCAAATCAATCCTGTCTATGTCGACGCCTTCAAA GAGTGTTTTAAGATGCCACAGTCTTTAGGGGCATTAGGAGGAAAACCAAATAACGCCTATTATTTCATAGGATTCTTAG GTGATGAGCTCATTTTCCTGGACCCTCACACAACCCAGACCTTTGTTGACACTGAGGAGAACGGGACGGTTGACGACCAGACTTTCCATTGTCTGCAACCTCCACAGCGAATGAACATCCTGAACTTGGATCCTTCCGTAGCATTG GGATTtttctgcaaagaagaaaaagactttgaTAGCTGGTGTAGCCTTGTTCAGAAG GAAATTCTAAAGGAAAATTTAAGGATGTTTGAATTAGTTCAGAAACATCCATCACACTGGCCTCCCTTTGTTCCTCCAGCCAAGCCAGAAGTGACAACCACGGGGGCAG AATTCATCGACTCTACTGAACAACTAGAGGAGTTTGACCTGGAGGAAGATTTCGAGATTCTGAGCATATAG